From the Solanum lycopersicum chromosome 10, SLM_r2.1 genome, one window contains:
- the LOC101259385 gene encoding UBP1-associated protein 2A-like — MGTKRKSSSSTSRPQPEEPKPEIQPQSSSEEEEEELEEVEYEEDPEESESDLDFGSDGEDEETKRCTIRKLLEPFSKDQIIQQFKTAASKDPSILSRLTSFADSDPTHRKIFVHGLGYDATSEQLLDAFKPYGKIEECKLITDKVTGRAKGYGFVVFETRVGATRALKEPQKKIGNRTTSCQLAALRPAGTGQDSGGRKIYVGNVGQDVDGEKLRAFFAKFGEIEEGPSGIDSVSGKFKGFAIFVYKSVEGANKALEEPQKLFDGCQLFCKKFVENLNNAGSSNANQGVQQNEMSYGFGVTPGILSGASMNALPLLIGQNMGFGINPLLAPGFNPLFGGIGAGYGISGISPIVIANFGSDPALQGLGPYQGLQMWQPSFGGSAAMATRTTPADDSSGAGGVTYPSSLGR; from the coding sequence ATGGGGACTAAGAGAAAATCATCATCTTCAACCTCAAGGCCCCAACCTGAAGAACCAAAACCTGAAATTCAACCTCAATCTTCatctgaagaagaagaagaagaattggaaGAAGTAGAGTATGAAGAAGATCCCGAAGAATCCGAATCCGATCTAGATTTCGGTTCCGACGGCGAAGATGAGGAGACTAAGCGATGTACTATTCGAAAACTTCTTGAACCATTCAGTAAAGATCAAATAATCCAGCAATTCAAAACCGCAGCTTCAAAGGATCCATCTATTCTTTCTCGGCTCACATCTTTTGCCGATTCCGACCCGACCCACCGGAAAATCTTCGTTCATGGACTCGGGTACGATGCAACTTCAGAGCAATTGCTCGACGCCTTTAAACCCTATGGAAAAATCGAGGAGTGTAAGCTGATTACTGATAAGGTTACAGGAAGAGCTAAAGGGTACGGGTTTGTGGTATTCGAAACACGGGTCGGGGCAACAAGGGCTTTAAAGGAGCCCCAGAAGAAAATTGGGAATCGTACTACTTCTTGTCAGCTGGCTGCTTTGCGACCTGCTGGGACTGGTCAAGATTCCGGTGGCCGGAAAATTTATGTTGGGAATGTTGGGCAGGATGTGGATGGTGAAAAGTTACGAGCTTTTTTCGCGAAATTTGGTGAAATTGAGGAAGGGCCATCAGGGATTGATAGTGTCAGTGGGAAGTTTAAGGGGTTTGCTATATTTGTGTATAAGTCTGTTGAAGGGGCTAATAAGGCGTTGGAGGAACCACAGAAATTGTTTGATGGTTGTCAATTGTTTTGCAAGAAATTTGTGGAGAATTTGAACAATGCTGGTAGTAGTAATGCAAATCAAGGTGTGCAGCAGAATGAAATGAGTTATGGTTTTGGCGTGACTCCCGGGATATTGAGTGGCGCGAGTATGAATGCTCTGCCCCTTTTGATAGGGCAAAACATGGGATTTGGAATCAACCCATTGCTTGCACCAGGATTTAATCCGTTGTTTGGCGGGATTGGTGCTGGTTATGGTATAAGTGGCATTAGTCCGATTGTCATAGCTAATTTTGGTTCAGACCCAGCATTGCAGGGATTAGGGCCTTATCAGGGTCTACAAATGTGGCAGCCTTCTTTTGGAGGGTCAGCAGCAATGGCAACAAGAACTACACCTGCAGATGATTCATCCGGCGCAGGAGGGGTGACCTATCCCTCGTCTCTGGGCCGCTAG